The sequence below is a genomic window from Patescibacteria group bacterium.
TAGGCTAATTTCTTAAAGAAAATAAATATTTTAATATGGCAAAACAAACACTAAACCAGGGAAGAAGATGGTATGTTATTCATACTTACTCTGGATATGAAGAAAACGTTGCTCAGAATCTTAGACAAAGGATTGAGTCAATGGATATGGATGATAAGATTTTTAACATCTTAATTCCTATTGAGAAAAAAATTAAAATCAAAAATGGTAAAAGAAAAGTAACTGAGGAAAAGATATTTCCAGGTTATATCATGGTAGAAATGGTTGTGAATGATGACTCTTGGTATGTTGTTCGAAACACTCCAAATGTAACTGGATTTATCGGAACAGGAAC
It includes:
- the nusG gene encoding transcription termination/antitermination protein NusG; translated protein: MAKQTLNQGRRWYVIHTYSGYEENVAQNLRQRIESMDMDDKIFNILIPIEKKIKIKNGKRKVTEEKIFPGYIMVEMVVNDDSWYVVRNTPNVTGFIGTGTVPTPISEKEVKDLQKRMGVEEPKFKIDITVNAPVTIIDGPFKNLEGKVVNVDEAKGKVKVLVSMFGRETPVELDFLQIKKI